ttggaaaataatacaccaagagagataataaaaaaccaacgacctcaggatgattatatactttttagaatccctttaggtcgtgaaaaacaaatcagaaatcaaacagccaataaatggaaaatcttccaaaacaggaaagtcagaatctgtttaaatagactggcaatccgttcaaacagattcattgaacctggacagtttttcaacccagtttccttaaataaataaggaaacaatatctaCATTATCACTGTAAGAGTACACGATTTTTGGGCAACCAAATCAGATcaacacataaaaataaatatcaataatttccaattcaagaaaaagatattcttttataggaaaatatatatttattttattaacacataaataaaaatctgaatatagaaagacacatttcaacaaaacaggaaactaccaaTTTTTGAAATTcaccacaaaatattacaaaacaggaaactacccattttgaAAATACCACtcaatatatttcaaaaatacattccataattaattttgtcaattttatcaaatatgtcaataaagATTTTACAAGTTCGTTTAGTGCCAGCATAAGTCCTATTACTGCTAACACAAAAATGCAACGGCGAAGCCCAAACGGCTTTTCCTggcacaaaagttacattttttttttttgtagtgatttcaattatttttgtatttttccgAAATcgctaaaatatatttatttgcatTATTTGTAAGCTCCATTTATATATGCTTACTATTTTACACATTATTCTGTTTGATTCGTAGAGTTATAAATGCAGCAACATGTCAACCCTCGGTGTAATGTCTGTACTATATCTTAATAAATGCATTAGGTCAAAGTATACACACAGTCATTCTTTATTAGTTTTCTTctgttttaaatattttaatattggTTAAGTAATTTTCTAACTCTCCGAAAAATTCCAACCGTTTaataaatttctaaaaaaataaaatattaatatctaTCCACATCTATATAGTTATTTTTGGCAGTAAGCATTAATACTTTATCCATAGGGCTAACATGTTAGATATCTCAGTTCACGTTGTGAAGGCGGCTATATATCTCTTTTTCGTAGATTATTGTTTGATTTATTTATGTAAAGTTGTCTTATTTATATGTACATGCAAGCAGAAACAAAGGTGAAAAGTTGgtatatttagaaaatgataaatGTTTTTATATGAGTGCTAAACACTTTTTCTTTAGTTGATATATTATGAatgttaaatttaaaattaagttaacttattataaataaaaatattaaaataattaaatttaactaCTGATAATATATTATCTTTATTGAATACCGTATGATATTTTATAGCAATATTCTTGTAAAAGTAAACGATTTGTGCGATTTGAATATTGAACATTGAGGTAGTTGTGAGATATAAACAAACATCAATAAGATTAAGTTTTTATTCACTTATGTATCAatctttttaaaagaaaaaaaaattgcatgTAATTTTAcgttatttatataaatgagtgtGTATTAATTACTCCATTGACcgaatttaaaaacaaaaagcaATAGTATGATCAATTTgccacaaataaaaaataataacaattgtATTACATAATACATGAGGCCTCACTAAACCAAAATATGGAATTAGTGGATTTTAATTAGTAAAATTTGTCAAAAAATGtcataataataatgttttagtagcctctcttccatggcgaagaagaagaaatcaGCTCGAAACCTGTGACCCGATCGGTAGCTCAGGGCTTGCCTTCAATCCAAAATGAGAATGTTCAGGAAGGACTCGTTCTTGAAGATGTGTTCATGAATGACAAAGATCTGTCTCCGGGCGTGACCCTAAATGAGGTTGTGATGGGAATGATGGACGGTGATGAAATTCAGAATGATGGGCCAAAGGCACCTGAGATGGCTACATCTAGCTGGGCGGACAAAGTGGAGGCAGGAGATTTTCAGGCAACGGCTCAAAATCATTGGCAACAATTTACATCGGGTAAGCTTTCCTTTTGTGATCAGAAACTTGAATATGCTGAACCATTGGTTAAAGATGGTAAGAGGATTGCTCCAATTGATATTGATGAAGTGAAAAGCCAATCGGCTAACTGGAGTTCTGCTATCATTTGTATGGTTCTTGGAGCAACTCCTCCAATGGCTGTGTTTGAAGGATTTACCAAGATGGTTTGGGGTCATCTAGGGATTGCTCAAATTGCTAGGATGACAATGGGTCTGATTATGGTCAAGTTTAATGATGAGGCTACTCGAGACCATGTTTTGGAAAATGGTATCCTTCATTTCGACAGAAAACCATTGATTATTCGCCCATGGGCAACTGATTTAAGTGCTATTCGTATGATCCGCTCAGTGCCTCTGTTGATTAGATTGCATGATCTAGGCCTTCAGTATTGGGGAAGCAAATGCCTTAGTGCACTAGTTAGTACAATAGGCAAACCGACAATGGTAGATAAGTTTACTCGAGAAAGATCTAGAGTTCAGTTTGCTAGGATCCTGGTGGAGGTTAAAATCACAGACAACCCTCCGCGGATTATTCATTATTGGAATGAGCAAGGTCAGCTAGCGGAGCAATGGGTGGACTATGAATGGTTGCCTGTCAAATGTAAAATGTGTGATGGTTATGGTCATGCTATGGCTGAATGTCGCAAGGAGATGAAGACTCAATGGGTTAAGAAGGATAATCTCCCCAGAACCTCTCCTGAGGAAGGACGGGATAAGGAAGAACAAAATTTGGATGTAATACCAACTTTGCCTAAGGAGTTGGCTGAAGGCTCTACTGCAGCAGAGGGATAGAGTTCTAGAGATAAGGAGTTGGTTGAAGGACCTAATGCAGCAGAGGGGCAGAGTACTATAGATAAGTGGCAATCCCCTAAGAAATTGGGTCATTTGAATAAACAAGGGCAAACAGGGAGCAGCAGTAAGAAAGCAAGCAAATATGTGGAAACAAGACAGATGCTAACAAATCATTTTGAGGTGCTTCAGGAGCAGTTAGAGGGGGAGAAAGGAGGACGGAGTAAAATTAGATCTTCTGATGGATAACTGTAATATCTTGAGCTGGAATATTAGGGGATTGAATAGTCTGAAAAAACATGTAGCTGTGTTAGATAGTTGTAGTAGGAATAAAGTAGGGGTTGGAGCTATATTGAAGACTAAAATGAAGGGGAATAAAGTAAGGGATTTGATGACTAATAAATTTAGGAACTGGGATTTTTACACTAGTCCTGTTACGGAAGGAAGAATTTTGATCATATGGAGAGAGATATTTGTCAAGGTCAGTGTTCTAGAGGAGACTAATCAATTTTTTCACTGACATATTAAAATGGCAGGTCAAAAACACCCATTTAGTGCCACATTTGTCAATGATCTACATACTTTGGAGGAAAGGAAGGTCTTATGGAAAAGTTTATCAAAGCTTGCTCGTCCAGTCTCTTCATGGATTATCTTAGGAGATTTTAATGCAATTTTTACGGCAAAGGATAGAAGTGGAGGTAAGCCTGTGTCTAAAGTGGAACTCTTGGATTCTTCTCAGTGGCTTGCTGGGAATCATCTGGACGCGCTTAAAAGCACTGGCTCTTTCTTCACTTGGACTAATACTCAAGATGGGTCTGCTCGCATATATTCTAAGATAGACCATGTTTTTGCTAATGAGGAGTGGCTGGATTTATTTCCTAATACAATAGCCATGTTCAATTGGGAAACAATTTCAGACCACTACTCCTGTATAATTTCTATGCTGGCTGTGGAGAACTTGGGTGTTAAGCTGTTTCATTTTTATAATTTCTGGACTGATCATGTTGATTTTAAAGAGATGGATTTAGAAAGTTGGAGGAAGCCGATTAAGGGGACAGGTTTGA
The Humulus lupulus chromosome 6, drHumLupu1.1, whole genome shotgun sequence DNA segment above includes these coding regions:
- the LOC133785077 gene encoding uncharacterized protein LOC133785077, whose translation is MNDKDLSPGVTLNEVVMGMMDGDEIQNDGPKAPEMATSSWADKVEAGDFQATAQNHWQQFTSGKLSFCDQKLEYAEPLVKDGKRIAPIDIDEVKSQSANWSSAIICMVLGATPPMAVFEGFTKMVWGHLGIAQIARMTMGLIMVKFNDEATRDHVLENGILHFDRKPLIIRPWATDLSAIRMIRSVPLLIRLHDLGLQYWGSKCLSALVSTIGKPTMVDKFTRERSRVQFARILVEVKITDNPPRIIHYWNEQGQLAEQWVDYEWLPVKCKMCDGYGHAMAECRKEMKTQWVKKDNLPRTSPEEGRDKEEQNLDVIPTLPKELAEGSTAAEG
- the LOC133785078 gene encoding uncharacterized protein LOC133785078, which produces MAGQKHPFSATFVNDLHTLEERKVLWKSLSKLARPVSSWIILGDFNAIFTAKDRSGGKPVSKVELLDSSQWLAGNHLDALKSTGSFFTWTNTQDGSARIYSKIDHVFANEEWLDLFPNTIAMFNWETISDHYSCIISMLAVENLGVKLFHFYNFWTDHVDFKEMDLESWRKPIKGTGLKAVYLKTMRLKHKLKRFNRDHIGDIGVHYQKAKDQYQEALFLAQLHPCDFTLQDKAKAAADTFRIQEHMYHNFLAQRSKITWLRKGDMNTVMPRIP